In Pseudoduganella albidiflava, a single window of DNA contains:
- the queE gene encoding 7-carboxy-7-deazaguanine synthase: MTYSIKEIFYTLQGEGAHAGRPAVFCRFAGCNLWTGRESDRASATCQFCDTDFVGTDGERGGKFATPQALAEVIDSLWPDTYPASKYVVFTGGEPLLQLDGPLIDAMHAAGFTIAIETNGTVAVPPGIDWVCVSPKVGAQLVVAKGNELKVVIPQANQDLRDYEHLDFDNFFVQPMDGPLAAFNTTLAIETCKRHPKWKLSLQTHKLLNIP; this comes from the coding sequence GTGACTTACAGTATCAAAGAGATTTTCTATACGCTGCAGGGCGAGGGCGCCCACGCCGGACGCCCGGCGGTGTTTTGCCGCTTTGCCGGCTGCAACTTGTGGACCGGCCGCGAAAGCGACCGCGCCAGCGCCACCTGCCAGTTCTGCGACACGGACTTCGTCGGCACGGACGGCGAGCGGGGCGGCAAGTTCGCCACGCCGCAGGCACTGGCCGAGGTGATCGACAGCCTGTGGCCGGACACCTATCCCGCCAGCAAGTACGTCGTCTTTACCGGCGGCGAACCGCTGCTGCAACTCGATGGGCCGCTGATCGATGCCATGCATGCGGCCGGCTTCACGATCGCCATCGAAACCAACGGCACGGTTGCCGTCCCGCCCGGCATCGACTGGGTCTGCGTCAGCCCTAAAGTGGGCGCGCAGCTCGTCGTTGCGAAAGGCAACGAACTGAAGGTGGTGATCCCGCAAGCCAACCAGGACTTGCGCGACTACGAGCACCTGGACTTCGACAACTTCTTCGTGCAGCCGATGGATGGCCCGCTGGCGGCCTTCAACACCACGCTGGCGATCGAAACATGCAAGCGGCATCCGAAATGGAAGCTGTCGCTGCAGACCCACAAACTCCTGAACATTCCCTGA
- the tadA gene encoding tRNA adenosine(34) deaminase TadA, whose product MPEAGAGDGCTADSGGQSFMREALAEAQRAWDLGEVPVGAVVVKDGVVIARGFNQPITGHDPTAHAEIVAMRAAARVLGNYRLPGCELYVTLEPCVMCSGAMMHARLAKVVYGARDPKTGAAGSVVDLFASEQLNHHTAAVGGVLDEECGNLLKAFFASRRAAARAARVASQNEAERAAIVDARLAGGGTGE is encoded by the coding sequence ATGCCTGAGGCAGGGGCGGGCGACGGCTGCACCGCCGACAGCGGCGGGCAATCGTTCATGCGCGAAGCGCTGGCCGAGGCGCAGCGCGCCTGGGACCTGGGCGAAGTCCCGGTCGGCGCGGTCGTCGTCAAGGACGGCGTCGTCATCGCGCGCGGCTTCAACCAGCCGATCACCGGCCATGATCCCACCGCGCACGCGGAAATCGTCGCCATGCGCGCCGCCGCCCGGGTCCTGGGCAACTACCGGCTGCCCGGCTGCGAACTGTACGTGACGCTGGAGCCCTGCGTGATGTGTTCCGGCGCGATGATGCATGCGCGGCTGGCGAAGGTGGTGTATGGCGCGCGCGACCCGAAGACCGGCGCGGCCGGTTCCGTCGTCGACCTGTTCGCGTCGGAACAGCTGAACCACCATACGGCGGCCGTCGGCGGAGTCCTCGACGAGGAATGCGGCAACCTGCTGAAGGCCTTCTTTGCCAGCCGCCGCGCCGCAGCCCGCGCCGCGCGGGTGGCAAGCCAGAATGAGGCCGAGCGGGCGGCGATCGTCGACGCGCGTCTTGCTGGGGGCGGCACCGGCGAGTAA
- the nadA gene encoding quinolinate synthase NadA: MNTVAIPVKTVEYEKPLLEQNEQGGSCVAHAWARTPAPVPADEKILLKERIRTLLRERNAVLVAHYYVDADLQDLAEETGGCVSDSLEMARFGRDHPAQTLVVAGVKFMGETAKILSPEKTILMPDLDATCSLDLGCDPDEFAAFCDQHPDRTVVVYANTSAAVKARADWMVTSSIGLDIVQHLHEQGKKILWAPDKHLGSYIQKQTGADMLLWQGSCLVHDEFKGVELNLLKAEHPDAKVLVHPESPANVVDQADVIGSTSQLIAAAVSLPATKFIVATDNGILHKMRLAAPTKTFIEAPTAGNSATCKSCAHCPWMAMNGLRNLADVLENLSNEIHVDPAVGEQAKVSINRMLDFAAAKKARVAPGADLAQEAKLFSGIGPA; the protein is encoded by the coding sequence ATGAATACCGTAGCTATTCCTGTAAAGACCGTCGAATACGAAAAGCCGCTGCTGGAGCAGAACGAACAGGGCGGCAGCTGCGTGGCCCATGCGTGGGCGCGCACGCCGGCACCCGTGCCGGCGGACGAGAAGATCCTGCTGAAGGAGCGCATCCGCACGCTGCTGCGCGAGCGCAATGCCGTGCTGGTGGCCCACTACTACGTCGATGCCGACCTGCAGGACCTGGCCGAGGAGACCGGCGGTTGCGTGTCCGATTCGCTGGAAATGGCGCGCTTCGGCCGCGACCATCCGGCGCAGACGCTGGTGGTGGCCGGCGTGAAATTCATGGGCGAGACGGCGAAGATCCTGTCGCCTGAAAAAACCATCCTGATGCCGGACCTGGACGCGACCTGCTCGCTGGACCTGGGCTGCGATCCGGACGAATTCGCCGCGTTCTGCGACCAGCATCCGGACCGCACCGTGGTCGTGTATGCCAATACCAGCGCCGCCGTGAAAGCGCGCGCCGACTGGATGGTGACCTCGTCGATCGGGCTGGACATCGTCCAGCACCTGCACGAGCAGGGCAAGAAGATCCTGTGGGCGCCGGATAAACACCTGGGTTCGTACATCCAGAAGCAGACCGGCGCGGACATGCTGCTGTGGCAGGGTTCCTGCCTGGTGCACGACGAGTTCAAGGGCGTCGAACTGAACTTGCTGAAGGCCGAGCATCCGGACGCGAAAGTGCTGGTGCACCCGGAATCGCCAGCCAACGTGGTCGACCAGGCCGACGTGATCGGGTCCACGTCGCAGCTGATCGCGGCCGCCGTCAGCCTGCCGGCTACCAAGTTCATCGTCGCCACCGACAACGGCATCCTGCACAAGATGCGCCTGGCCGCGCCCACCAAGACCTTCATCGAAGCGCCGACCGCCGGCAACAGCGCCACGTGCAAGAGCTGCGCGCACTGCCCGTGGATGGCCATGAACGGCTTGCGCAACCTGGCCGACGTGCTGGAAAACCTGTCCAACGAAATTCACGTCGATCCGGCCGTGGGCGAGCAGGCCAAGGTATCGATCAACCGCATGCTCGATTTTGCCGCGGCGAAGAAGGCCAGGGTGGCGCCGGGCGCCGACCTCGCACAAGAAGCCAAACTGTTTTCGGGAATCGGACCTGCATGA
- a CDS encoding DUF4214 domain-containing protein, with amino-acid sequence MSLTSGSNAIDALVYSSWNRTADTPVTLTYSFLTRAPIDASADDRTGFKAMSSVQQSAVREALGEWASVANISFVEVASSTAQLQFGTNTQGTSTSAYAYLPGIGIPSVQMYLNNKLSYNSDFSVGSYGPSVVMHEIGHMLGLKHPGDYNATGSDVDGPFLPAATDNGDYTLMSYNDPTGYAINHKFQTTLMMYDIQAIQYLYGANTRYHSGNDEYDFSSGTAPMCLWDAGGTDTLDFSACTGATVINLNAGAFSETARGLNNVSIAYGVTIENAIGGAGGTTFYANGAGNRLTGGAAADTFHLGAGSDTITGAGGQDTVVFAKSFASYTVVRDGNTLTVTGEGTDLLSGIESLRFADRTLGIDAFSATTSQVGTAGNDTITAVSTAVRIDGAAGLDTVLFGGARGTYDVNAVAEGYSVTAKTSGVTDVLVNVERLQFADGNIALDVGGTAGQLYRLYAAAFDRTPDESGIGFWLKAMDGGAQLSGIAEHFANSPEFLQRYGALDNAGYLTQLYANVLDRQFDQEGFNFWLGALEGGVPRGDILTGFSESTEFRATLAGGISDGVDYLPFGG; translated from the coding sequence ATGAGCCTCACCTCTGGCAGCAACGCCATCGACGCACTCGTTTACAGCAGCTGGAACAGGACGGCGGACACGCCTGTGACGCTGACCTACAGCTTCCTGACGCGCGCGCCCATCGACGCTTCGGCGGATGACCGGACCGGCTTCAAGGCGATGTCATCGGTGCAACAGTCAGCCGTGCGCGAGGCACTGGGCGAGTGGGCATCGGTGGCCAATATTTCGTTTGTCGAGGTAGCGTCGTCGACGGCGCAGCTGCAATTCGGCACGAATACGCAGGGCACCAGTACCAGCGCCTATGCCTACCTGCCGGGGATCGGCATCCCCTCGGTACAGATGTACCTGAACAACAAGCTCTCGTACAATTCCGATTTTTCGGTGGGCAGCTACGGACCGTCGGTCGTGATGCACGAGATCGGCCACATGCTGGGCCTGAAGCATCCGGGCGACTACAACGCGACCGGCTCCGATGTCGACGGCCCGTTCCTGCCGGCTGCTACCGACAACGGCGATTACACGCTGATGTCATACAACGATCCGACCGGCTACGCGATCAACCACAAGTTCCAGACCACGCTGATGATGTACGACATCCAGGCGATCCAGTACCTGTATGGCGCGAACACGCGCTATCACAGCGGGAACGACGAGTACGATTTCAGCAGCGGCACGGCGCCGATGTGCCTGTGGGATGCCGGCGGAACCGACACGCTCGACTTCTCCGCCTGCACGGGAGCCACCGTGATCAACCTGAACGCGGGCGCCTTCAGCGAAACCGCGCGGGGCTTGAACAATGTCTCCATCGCCTATGGCGTGACGATCGAAAACGCGATCGGCGGGGCCGGCGGGACAACGTTCTACGCGAACGGCGCCGGCAACCGGCTGACCGGTGGCGCCGCGGCCGACACGTTCCACCTGGGCGCGGGCAGCGACACCATCACCGGCGCGGGCGGGCAGGACACGGTGGTGTTCGCCAAGAGCTTCGCCAGCTACACCGTGGTCCGCGACGGCAACACGCTGACCGTGACGGGCGAGGGCACCGATCTGCTGTCCGGCATCGAAAGCCTGCGTTTTGCCGACCGCACGCTGGGCATCGACGCGTTCAGCGCGACGACGAGCCAGGTGGGCACCGCCGGCAACGACACCATCACCGCCGTGTCGACCGCCGTGCGCATCGATGGCGCCGCGGGGCTCGACACGGTGCTGTTCGGCGGTGCACGCGGCACGTATGACGTGAACGCCGTTGCCGAAGGCTACAGCGTCACCGCGAAGACATCCGGCGTCACCGATGTGCTGGTCAACGTGGAACGCCTGCAATTTGCCGACGGGAACATTGCCCTGGACGTCGGCGGCACCGCCGGCCAGCTCTACCGGCTGTACGCCGCCGCGTTCGACCGCACGCCGGACGAATCGGGCATCGGCTTCTGGCTCAAGGCCATGGATGGCGGCGCGCAGTTGTCCGGTATCGCCGAGCATTTCGCCAACAGCCCGGAGTTCCTGCAGCGCTATGGCGCGCTCGACAACGCAGGCTACCTGACGCAGCTGTACGCGAACGTGCTCGACCGTCAATTCGACCAGGAGGGCTTCAATTTCTGGCTGGGCGCACTGGAGGGCGGCGTGCCCCGCGGCGACATCCTGACGGGGTTCTCGGAATCGACCGAATTCCGTGCCACGCTGGCCGGCGGCATCAGCGACGGCGTGGACTACCTGCCATTCGGCGGCTGA
- a CDS encoding prolyl oligopeptidase family serine peptidase, which translates to MHLKRATLAAAATAAAALLAGTTGHALAQACAPGTSQQRPLTYPVTKKVDQRDDYHGTTVADPYRWLEDANSAETRAWVDEQNRLTQAFLGQIPERAAIRQRLTQLWNFERYSVPFKEGGRYFYSRNDGLQNQAVLYTVKTLDEQPRVLLDPNTLASDGTVALAGIAISPQGKYLAYSTAASGSDWNEIRVRDIDTGKDTQDHIKWVKFSSTAWAHDGSGFYYSRYDEPAEGAKLAGVNYFQKLYFHKLGTPQERDILVYDRPDQKEWGFQAEVTDDGRYLVINATQGTDPKNRVFIKDLKQKDGKVAGLLEAFDASYAFIDNDGPLFYFVTDKNAPKSRIAAIDVRNGKWTEIVPEAKQTLKGANIVNGQLVAEYLADAYSAVKVFDLKGKPLHDVALPGIGSAGGFAGKRGDTETFYAYTSFTTPTTIYRYDLKAGKSSVYRQPKVDFDPDAYETRQEFFTSKDGTRVPMFIVARKGIKRDGSNPTYLYGYGGFNVPLTPAFSVANLAWVEMGGVYVMANLRGGGEYGEEWHQAGTKLRKQNVFDDFIGAAEWLVANKVTSPAKLAIGGGSNGGLLVGAAMTQRPDLFGAALPAVGVMDMLRFHKFTIGWAWTSDYGSSDNPEEFKALVKYSPLHNLKAGTCYPATMVTTADHDDRVVPAHSFKFAAAAQAAQGGPAPVLIRIETKAGHGAGKPTSKQIEEVADRWGFLSRTLGMQAAPVTAASPSSSGAAR; encoded by the coding sequence ATGCATCTGAAACGCGCTACCCTCGCTGCCGCCGCTACCGCCGCTGCGGCGCTGCTCGCCGGCACCACCGGCCATGCGCTGGCCCAGGCCTGTGCGCCCGGCACCAGCCAGCAACGCCCGCTGACCTACCCGGTCACCAAGAAAGTCGACCAGCGCGACGATTACCACGGCACCACGGTCGCCGACCCCTATCGCTGGCTGGAAGATGCCAACAGCGCCGAGACCCGCGCCTGGGTCGACGAGCAGAACCGGCTGACGCAAGCCTTCCTCGGCCAGATCCCCGAGCGCGCGGCGATCCGCCAGCGCCTCACGCAACTGTGGAACTTCGAGCGCTATTCGGTGCCGTTCAAGGAAGGCGGACGCTACTTCTACAGCCGCAACGACGGACTCCAGAACCAGGCCGTGCTTTATACGGTGAAAACGCTGGATGAACAGCCGCGCGTGCTGCTCGATCCGAACACGCTGGCCAGCGACGGCACCGTGGCGCTGGCCGGCATCGCCATCAGCCCGCAGGGCAAGTACCTGGCCTACAGCACCGCGGCGTCCGGCTCGGACTGGAACGAGATCCGCGTGCGCGACATCGATACCGGCAAGGACACGCAAGACCATATCAAGTGGGTGAAGTTCTCCAGCACGGCCTGGGCGCACGACGGTTCCGGCTTCTACTACAGCCGCTACGACGAGCCGGCCGAAGGCGCCAAGCTGGCTGGCGTGAACTACTTCCAGAAACTGTACTTCCACAAGCTTGGCACGCCGCAGGAGCGCGACATCCTCGTGTATGACCGCCCGGACCAGAAGGAATGGGGCTTCCAGGCCGAAGTCACCGATGACGGCCGCTACCTCGTCATCAACGCCACCCAGGGCACCGATCCGAAGAACCGCGTGTTCATCAAGGACCTGAAGCAGAAGGACGGCAAGGTCGCCGGCCTGCTCGAGGCGTTCGACGCGTCGTATGCCTTCATCGACAACGACGGCCCGCTGTTCTACTTCGTCACCGACAAGAACGCACCGAAGTCGCGCATTGCCGCGATCGACGTGCGCAACGGCAAGTGGACGGAGATCGTGCCGGAAGCAAAACAGACCCTGAAAGGCGCCAACATCGTCAATGGCCAGCTGGTCGCCGAATACCTCGCCGACGCCTACAGCGCCGTCAAGGTCTTCGACCTGAAGGGCAAGCCGCTGCACGACGTGGCGCTGCCCGGCATCGGCTCGGCCGGCGGCTTCGCGGGCAAGCGCGGCGACACGGAAACGTTCTACGCGTACACCAGCTTCACCACGCCGACCACGATCTACCGCTACGACCTGAAAGCGGGCAAGAGCAGCGTGTATCGCCAGCCGAAGGTGGATTTCGACCCGGACGCGTATGAAACGCGCCAGGAATTCTTCACCAGCAAGGATGGCACGCGCGTGCCGATGTTCATCGTCGCCAGGAAGGGCATCAAGCGCGACGGCAGCAACCCGACCTACCTGTACGGCTACGGCGGCTTCAACGTGCCGCTGACGCCGGCGTTCTCGGTGGCCAACCTGGCATGGGTGGAAATGGGCGGGGTCTACGTGATGGCCAACCTGCGCGGCGGCGGCGAGTACGGCGAGGAATGGCACCAGGCCGGCACCAAGCTGCGCAAGCAGAACGTGTTCGACGATTTCATCGGCGCGGCCGAATGGCTGGTGGCCAACAAGGTGACGTCGCCGGCCAAGCTGGCGATCGGCGGCGGCAGCAACGGCGGCCTGCTGGTGGGCGCGGCGATGACGCAGCGGCCGGACCTGTTCGGCGCGGCACTCCCAGCGGTGGGCGTCATGGACATGCTGCGTTTCCATAAATTCACGATCGGCTGGGCATGGACGTCCGACTATGGTTCGTCCGACAACCCGGAAGAGTTCAAGGCGCTGGTCAAGTACTCGCCGCTGCATAACCTGAAAGCCGGCACCTGCTACCCGGCCACGATGGTCACCACGGCCGACCACGATGACCGCGTCGTGCCGGCGCACAGCTTCAAGTTCGCCGCCGCCGCGCAGGCGGCCCAGGGCGGGCCGGCACCGGTGCTGATCCGTATCGAAACCAAGGCCGGCCACGGCGCCGGCAAGCCGACCTCGAAGCAGATCGAGGAAGTGGCCGATCGCTGGGGTTTCCTGTCGCGCACCCTGGGCATGCAGGCCGCCCCGGTCACGGCAGCGAGCCCGTCGTCCAGCGGCGCAGCGCGGTAA
- the ldcA gene encoding muramoyltetrapeptide carboxypeptidase, which yields MNQIAIAIVAPSGSALDDDALARGIARLEQQGCTVHNYYQPADKYQRFGGTDAGRLGQLEAAARDPDVQVVMALRGSYGLSRILPRIDFRAMADSGKLFVGYSDFTAFHMGLMAATGRKSFAGPMVCADLIRDEPVAYTLDQFSACLRGPTHAVRGSATGNPAVDVEGRLWGGNLAMLNHLLGTPYFAPIAGGIVFIEDINEHPYRVERMVLQLLYAGALDGQRALVLGDFSGYRLAPFDNGYDFDAMLAYLRATLPIPVLTGLPFGHVKHHCTLPYGGLARLTSDAEGFDLTVGDYPTLAQPYL from the coding sequence TTGAACCAAATCGCTATCGCCATCGTCGCCCCGAGCGGCAGTGCGCTGGACGATGACGCGCTGGCGCGCGGCATTGCCCGGCTCGAGCAGCAGGGCTGCACCGTCCATAACTATTACCAGCCGGCGGACAAGTATCAGCGCTTCGGCGGCACCGATGCCGGCCGGCTGGGGCAGCTGGAAGCGGCTGCCCGCGATCCGGACGTGCAGGTGGTCATGGCGCTGCGCGGCTCGTACGGGCTCTCGCGCATCCTGCCCCGTATCGATTTCCGCGCCATGGCCGACAGTGGCAAGCTGTTCGTCGGCTACAGCGATTTCACGGCATTCCACATGGGCCTGATGGCCGCCACCGGCCGAAAGAGCTTCGCCGGCCCGATGGTGTGCGCCGATCTCATCCGTGACGAACCGGTGGCGTACACGCTGGACCAGTTCAGCGCATGCCTGCGCGGCCCCACCCACGCCGTGCGCGGCAGCGCCACCGGCAACCCGGCCGTCGATGTCGAAGGTCGCCTGTGGGGCGGCAACCTGGCCATGCTGAACCACCTGCTCGGCACGCCATATTTCGCGCCCATCGCGGGCGGCATCGTGTTCATCGAAGACATCAACGAGCATCCGTACCGCGTCGAGCGGATGGTGCTGCAGCTGCTGTACGCGGGCGCGCTGGATGGCCAGCGTGCGCTGGTGCTGGGCGATTTTTCCGGTTACCGGCTGGCGCCCTTCGACAACGGCTACGACTTCGACGCCATGCTGGCCTACCTGCGCGCAACGCTGCCGATCCCCGTGCTCACCGGGCTGCCGTTCGGGCATGTGAAGCACCACTGCACGCTGCCGTACGGCGGCCTGGCGCGCCTGACATCGGATGCCGAGGGCTTCGATCTCACCGTCGGCGACTACCCGACGCTGGCCCAGCCGTACCTGTGA
- the queD gene encoding 6-carboxytetrahydropterin synthase QueD: MLTITRKLEFDAGHRIPDHKSQCRNLHGHRYTLEITLTGEVIAAEGNSDNGMIMDFSDVKALAKEHLVDVWDHAFLVYEKDSAVKEFLASLPGHKTVVIDRIPTVENLAAVAFGILKAAYKDRYGTGLKLHKLVLHETPNCWAEITDA, translated from the coding sequence ATGTTGACCATTACCCGCAAGCTGGAATTCGATGCCGGCCACCGCATTCCCGACCACAAGAGCCAGTGCCGCAACCTGCACGGGCACCGCTACACGCTGGAGATCACGCTGACCGGCGAAGTGATCGCGGCCGAAGGCAATTCCGACAACGGCATGATCATGGACTTTTCCGACGTCAAGGCGCTGGCCAAGGAGCACCTGGTCGACGTCTGGGACCATGCTTTCCTGGTCTACGAGAAGGATAGCGCCGTGAAGGAATTCCTGGCGTCGCTGCCGGGCCACAAGACCGTCGTCATCGACCGCATCCCCACCGTGGAAAACCTGGCCGCCGTGGCCTTCGGCATCCTGAAGGCGGCCTACAAGGACCGCTACGGCACCGGCCTGAAGCTGCACAAGCTGGTGCTGCACGAGACCCCGAACTGCTGGGCCGAGATCACCGATGCCTGA
- a CDS encoding ABC-F family ATPase, whose amino-acid sequence MLSTANITMQFGAKPLFENISVKFGDGNRYGLIGANGCGKSTFMKILGGDLEPSAGNVMLDVNERLGKLRQDQFAYEEMRVLDVVMMGHTEMWAAMQERDAIYANPEATDDDYMKAADLEGKVAEYDGYTAEARAGELLLGAGVEIELHQGPMSAVAPGWKLRVLLAQALFSNPDILLLDEPTNNLDINTIRWLEDVLNQRNSTMIIISHDRHFLNQVCTHVADMDYGTLKIYPGNYDDYMLASTQARNQQLANNAKAKEKVAELQDFVRRFSANKSKARQATSRAKMIDKIKVEDIKPSSRAYPFVRFEGEKKLHRLAVEVENISKTYDKTLFKNFSIMVEAGERIAIIGANGAGKTTMLRCIAGELASLQPDTGFVKWAENANVGYMPQDPTEEFATDANLTDWMGRWTKEGDDDQAVRSILGRLLFGGDEVKKSVRVLSGGEKGRMMYGKLMLGRHNVLLLDEPTNHMDMESIESLNIALDKYAGTLIFVSHDREFVSSLANRVIEIKENEVVDFRGNYEEYLTSQGIS is encoded by the coding sequence GTGCTATCCACCGCAAACATCACCATGCAATTCGGCGCCAAGCCGCTGTTCGAGAATATCTCCGTCAAGTTCGGCGACGGCAACCGCTACGGCCTGATCGGCGCCAACGGCTGCGGCAAGTCCACCTTCATGAAGATCCTCGGCGGCGACCTGGAGCCGTCGGCCGGCAACGTCATGCTCGATGTGAATGAACGCCTGGGCAAGCTGCGCCAGGACCAGTTCGCGTACGAGGAAATGCGCGTGCTGGACGTGGTCATGATGGGCCACACCGAGATGTGGGCCGCGATGCAGGAACGCGACGCGATCTATGCCAATCCGGAAGCCACCGACGACGACTACATGAAGGCCGCCGACCTGGAAGGCAAGGTCGCCGAATACGACGGCTACACGGCCGAAGCGCGCGCCGGCGAACTGCTGCTGGGCGCCGGTGTCGAGATCGAGCTGCACCAGGGGCCGATGAGCGCCGTGGCGCCGGGCTGGAAGCTGCGCGTGCTGCTGGCGCAGGCGCTGTTCTCGAACCCGGATATCCTGCTGCTCGACGAACCGACCAACAACCTGGACATCAACACCATCCGCTGGCTCGAGGATGTGCTGAACCAGCGCAACTCGACGATGATCATCATCTCGCACGATCGCCACTTCCTGAACCAGGTGTGCACGCACGTGGCCGACATGGATTACGGCACGCTGAAGATCTACCCGGGCAACTACGACGACTACATGCTCGCTTCCACGCAGGCGCGCAACCAGCAGCTGGCCAACAACGCCAAGGCCAAGGAAAAGGTCGCCGAACTGCAGGACTTCGTGCGCCGCTTCTCGGCCAACAAGTCGAAGGCGCGCCAGGCCACGTCGCGCGCCAAGATGATCGACAAGATCAAGGTGGAAGATATCAAGCCTTCCTCGCGCGCCTATCCGTTCGTGCGTTTCGAGGGCGAGAAGAAGCTGCACCGCCTGGCCGTGGAAGTCGAGAACATCTCGAAAACCTACGACAAGACCCTGTTCAAGAACTTCTCGATCATGGTCGAGGCGGGCGAGCGCATCGCCATCATCGGCGCGAACGGCGCCGGCAAGACCACGATGCTGCGCTGTATCGCCGGCGAACTGGCCAGCCTGCAGCCCGACACCGGTTTCGTGAAATGGGCCGAGAACGCCAATGTCGGCTACATGCCGCAGGATCCGACCGAGGAATTCGCCACCGACGCCAACCTGACCGACTGGATGGGCCGCTGGACGAAAGAGGGCGATGACGACCAGGCCGTGCGCTCCATCCTCGGCCGCCTGCTGTTCGGCGGCGACGAAGTGAAGAAATCCGTGCGCGTGCTGTCCGGCGGGGAAAAGGGCCGCATGATGTACGGCAAGCTGATGCTGGGCCGCCACAACGTGCTGCTGCTCGATGAGCCGACCAACCACATGGACATGGAATCGATCGAATCGCTGAACATCGCGCTCGACAAGTACGCCGGCACCCTGATTTTCGTGTCGCACGACCGTGAATTCGTGTCGTCGCTGGCCAACCGCGTCATCGAGATCAAGGAAAACGAAGTGGTCGACTTCCGCGGCAACTACGAAGAATACCTGACCAGCCAAGGCATCAGCTGA
- a CDS encoding sensor domain-containing diguanylate cyclase, translating into MHHLIDGSRSGQPDGDAFRLLELLAIPAFVLDARGRAVAWNRACERLTGVPASDVLGTTDTWRCFHRTPHPTLADLVVQQRTHEAPALYDAHAQPCEEPGHLSAEGWCDMPRGGRRRYLAVDVSPICNELGGLAAVVQTLRDMTEEKQAQIALEQLATRDALTGLANRRCFDDTLHAEWQRALRQQQPLSLLMVDVDNFKQYNDAYGHVGGDDCLRRVAGAVAKEMRANDLVARYGGEEFAVILPNQSLKGAAIVAERMRCRVEQLHLPNLGAAGQCVTISIGAATALPAPEYEPVQLLAEADAALYRAKHMGRNRISLPLEMASAH; encoded by the coding sequence GTGCACCACCTGATCGATGGATCCCGCTCCGGCCAGCCCGACGGCGATGCGTTCAGGCTGCTCGAGCTGCTGGCCATTCCCGCATTCGTGCTCGATGCGCGCGGCCGGGCCGTCGCGTGGAACCGTGCATGCGAGCGGCTGACCGGCGTACCGGCCAGCGACGTGCTCGGCACCACCGATACGTGGCGCTGTTTCCACCGTACTCCGCATCCGACACTGGCCGACCTGGTGGTCCAGCAGCGCACCCACGAGGCGCCGGCGCTGTACGACGCCCATGCCCAGCCCTGCGAGGAACCGGGCCACCTGAGCGCCGAAGGGTGGTGCGACATGCCGCGCGGCGGCCGGCGCCGCTACCTGGCGGTCGACGTCAGCCCCATTTGCAACGAGCTCGGCGGCCTGGCCGCCGTGGTGCAGACGCTGCGCGACATGACCGAGGAAAAACAGGCCCAGATTGCGCTCGAACAGCTGGCCACGCGCGACGCGCTGACCGGGCTGGCGAACCGCCGCTGCTTCGACGATACGCTGCATGCCGAGTGGCAGCGCGCGCTGCGCCAGCAGCAGCCGCTGTCGCTGCTGATGGTCGACGTGGACAATTTCAAGCAGTACAACGATGCGTATGGCCACGTGGGCGGCGACGACTGCCTGCGGCGGGTTGCCGGCGCGGTGGCCAAGGAAATGCGCGCGAACGACCTGGTGGCGCGCTACGGCGGGGAGGAATTCGCCGTGATCCTGCCGAACCAGTCGCTGAAGGGCGCCGCCATCGTGGCCGAGCGCATGCGCTGCCGCGTCGAGCAACTGCACCTGCCGAACCTGGGGGCAGCCGGGCAATGCGTCACCATCAGCATCGGCGCCGCGACGGCGCTGCCGGCGCCCGAGTACGAGCCGGTGCAATTGCTGGCCGAGGCCGACGCGGCGTTGTACCGCGCCAAGCACATGGGCAGAAACCGCATCAGCCTGCCACTGGAAATGGCGTCGGCGCACTGA